Proteins from one Staphylococcus saprophyticus subsp. saprophyticus ATCC 15305 = NCTC 7292 genomic window:
- the hutH gene encoding histidine ammonia-lyase — MTLQLNGEMLTINDIKTFLNKEDTVEVTQEALERVKKSRQTVEHIIENKETIYGITTGFGLFSDVRIDKDEYNQLQVNLIRSHACGVGKPFSEEVALVMMVLRLNTLLKGHSGTTVALVEQLVYYINNRIVPVIPQQGSLGASGDLAPLSHLALALIGEGNVFFKGEEVDSRYVLNQLNRNPIQLQAKEGLALINGTQAMTAQGVINYIEAEALGYQAEWIAALTHQALNGITDAYNEKVHKARNFQEQIDVAARMLDWLDGSELTTTQGDIRVQDAYTLRCIPQIHGASFQVFNYVKEKLEFEMNAANDNPLIFDEGDETLVISGGNFHGQPIAFALDFLKLGVSELANVSERRLERLVNPQLNNGLPAFLSPQPGLQSGAMIMQYAAASLVSENKTLAHPASVDSIPSSANQEDHVSMGTIASRHGYHIIENARRVLAIETIIALQAVEYKDIDKLSPKTYEKYQELRHIVPSITEDRQFHKDIEAVSQYLQDLAYM; from the coding sequence ATGACATTACAACTTAATGGTGAAATGCTAACAATCAATGATATTAAAACGTTCTTAAATAAGGAAGATACCGTTGAAGTAACACAAGAAGCACTGGAACGCGTAAAGAAAAGTAGACAAACGGTGGAACATATTATAGAAAACAAAGAAACAATCTATGGTATTACAACTGGATTTGGATTATTTAGTGATGTGCGAATTGATAAAGATGAATACAATCAATTACAAGTAAATTTAATTCGATCACATGCTTGTGGTGTTGGGAAACCATTTTCAGAAGAAGTTGCTTTAGTAATGATGGTCTTACGATTAAATACTTTGTTGAAAGGTCATTCTGGTACGACAGTCGCGTTAGTAGAGCAACTTGTTTATTATATCAATAACAGAATTGTACCAGTGATTCCACAGCAAGGATCTTTAGGCGCATCAGGGGACCTAGCACCATTATCTCATTTAGCATTAGCTTTAATTGGTGAAGGCAATGTATTTTTTAAAGGTGAAGAAGTAGACAGCCGGTATGTCTTAAATCAATTAAATCGTAACCCAATACAATTACAAGCTAAAGAGGGACTTGCACTCATTAATGGCACGCAAGCGATGACTGCACAAGGTGTGATTAATTATATTGAAGCGGAAGCCTTAGGTTACCAAGCAGAATGGATTGCTGCTCTAACACATCAAGCATTAAATGGTATTACAGATGCTTATAATGAAAAAGTGCATAAAGCACGTAATTTTCAAGAACAAATAGATGTTGCAGCTAGAATGTTAGACTGGTTAGATGGCTCAGAGTTAACCACTACACAAGGCGACATACGTGTACAAGATGCATACACATTACGCTGTATTCCACAAATACATGGCGCAAGTTTTCAAGTATTTAATTATGTGAAAGAAAAATTAGAATTTGAAATGAACGCTGCTAATGATAATCCATTAATATTTGATGAAGGTGATGAAACGCTTGTTATTTCTGGAGGTAATTTCCATGGGCAACCGATTGCCTTTGCATTAGATTTCTTAAAGTTAGGTGTAAGTGAATTGGCTAATGTATCAGAGCGTCGTTTAGAGCGACTCGTAAATCCTCAATTAAATAATGGATTGCCTGCCTTTTTAAGTCCACAACCAGGATTACAGAGTGGCGCGATGATTATGCAGTATGCTGCTGCGAGCTTAGTATCAGAAAATAAAACACTCGCACATCCAGCAAGTGTTGACTCAATACCATCGTCAGCTAATCAAGAGGATCACGTTTCGATGGGAACGATTGCCTCTCGTCATGGCTATCACATCATTGAAAATGCGAGACGTGTCTTAGCAATTGAAACGATTATTGCATTACAAGCCGTTGAATATAAAGATATTGATAAATTATCACCGAAAACATATGAAAAGTATCAAGAATTACGTCACATCGTACCATCAATTACAGAAGATAGACAGTTCCATAAAGATATTGAAGCGGTATCGCAATATTTACAAGATCTTGCTTATATGTAG